The window TCCGGATGAGTCCTAACCATGTCCGTATATAAACTGAATAAGGCTGAGTGCTGTTGATAGGTTACTTGTTTTGCTTTTGTTAAAGCCGTTAACCAAACATGGAGCTGATCAACAGGATTTGCAGCGGGACTGGTTGCTATTTTATTTAAGTCATTTTCTGTTGTTATTAACCAGTGTTTAGCAAGAGAAAACCAGAGATCATCTTTATTTTTAAAATGTCGATATAAAGCAACGTGAGTTATGCCCAATTCTTTAGCAATTTCGGTTAACGATATTTTGACGGTATTTTTTTCAAATAATATCTTCTGTGCTGTCGCCAATATTTCATCCTTACGCTGTATTTCGGCTTGATTGGCCATGATTAATCACCAACCCTGGTTAAAGTAACCGTTAAATTATTAGGTTTGCTTTCGTGAACCGCTTGGATACCATGAGCCGTTGCAGTCACTGTCTGGCGGTCACGCACGGCCTTTTGATAGGCATTAAAAAATTTTATCGAAGACCAGCCCATGCCTTGTTCAAAACCCTCAAAAACTTCGTCCCAAGCTTGATTACCATCTTCAGAACAATGAATCGTAATGATCGTAACCTGTTGATTTCTGACCATCATTGTAATCTTGATAGGACGATGATCAACTAATACATTTTCACCGTCTTGTGGCGTCTTAGATGGTAATTGATAATTTTTTGAGACCAATTGATTATAGTTTTTCTGAATTTTTTGGTAATCTGCAATTGGGTTTTCCATTTTTAAATATCTCCTTAAATAAATCCACCGTTAACACGTAAAGTCTGGCCATTTATCCATTTAGCTTCAGGTGAAACAAGCCAATTAACAACTTCAGCAATATCGTCGGGCTTTCCCAAACGATTAAAGGCATTTAATGAGGCTAGCTGATCAATTTGTGTTTGTGATTTACCATTTAAGAATAGATCAGTACCGGTTGGTCCTGGAGCGATAGCATTAATATTAATCTGTTTAGGACCAAATTCTTTTGCCAATTGCCTTGTGAATTGTTCAACAGCACCTTTGGTCCCGGCATAAACACTATAAGTCGGAAACATTTGTCCATTGACAGAAGTTGAAATGTTAACAATCGCACCATTATTAGCTAATTTATTAAAAGCATTTTGCAACATAAAATAGGTGCCTTTAACGTTAACCTGAAATTGACGATCAAAAATTTCTTCAGTGACTTCATTAATCGGCTGCGTAATCATTAATCCGGCGTTATTAACCAAGACATTAACTTCACCAAATTTTTCAATCGCCTGATCAAATAGTTTAGCAGTATCGGTAACGTTACCGACATTAGCTTGTACAGCTAAAGCCTTTTGACCTAATTTTTCAATTTCTTTAACTACTTCGTTAGCGGAATCACTATTTGAATTATAGTTAACCACTACATTAAAACCAGTTTGAGCTAATTTTAAAGCAATTTCACGGCCAATACCACGAGATGCCCCTGTTACAATTGCAGTTTTAGTCATAATATTTTTCTCCTTTGGTTACATAATTTTTATCTTTGTAACTAGTTACACTGAGTAGTATAATACATGTAGTTACAAAGTCAATATAAATGTAACTATTTCTTATTTTTAGGAGGTTTGATATGAAAATCGGATTCATTGGTAGCGGCAAAGTTGGCCAAAGTCTGGCCAGTTTAATGGCGGACGCTGGTCACACAATTGTCTTATCTAATCGACATGGCGGCAGTAAGTTACAAGAAATAATTGATAATTTAGATAAACAAAATATTCAAGCTGGGGATATTTCCACTGCTGCCAGCCAAGAGTTGGTGATTTTGGCCATTCCATTCAGCACACTAGAGGAATTAGACCAACAATTATTAAAAAACAAATTGGTTATCTATGCGACTAATTATTTTCCTCAACGCGATGGTGAATTAGCTAAGTTCATCAATCATCAAATTGCGACATCGCAATTTGTAGCTGATTATTTTCAAGGCAGCCGGGTTGTTAAAGCATTTAATAGTTTTGGGGTTATTGACCTTCCAAAATTGGCAAAGAAAAATGGGAGTTCCGATCGAATTGCTTTACCGATTGCAGGTGACAGCGCAGACAAAAAAATCGTCGCAACTTTGATTAACGAAATAGGATTTGATTCCTATGATGCCGGCAATCTTGCCGATAGTTTTAAGATTCAAGCTGATTCGAATATTTTTGGTTTTGAAGGAAACCGTGAAGCCTTACAAAAATTGATCAACAGCCAACACGATTAGCAACAAGCTATTTCTTCCACTAAAGACATTTTGCTTTTGTCCATTTTTTTGGTAATAGTTGATAAGATCATAATGTATTAGTAAATGAATAGATAATTAAAAATTCCAACGATATTTGTTTTATACACAATATCGTTGGAATTTTTTGAATTTAATTATTTTAAAGACAAAAGAAAATCGGGAGCATTAAATATCTTTTGTATCAACCTGATCTTCAATTAAAATAACTTGATCATTTTCCTTTATAGTAAAAGTCTTTAGAGTGACATTAGCAGTTAATTCCGCAATGTCTTGGCCATTGGTTGAAGTTCGAACAATTTTGATTTCATTTTCGTTTGTTGCGTTTACCTGAATATCACCTTGAATATCGAAAGCAGCACTTTGGTTGCGCCAAGCCAATAATTTCAGTAAACAAGCGACAACCGGTCTCTGCACTTCTTTGGCGACTTCCTCTTTACTGTAATAATGACGATTTATATTTCGTCCCTCTTTAGTCTTTTCCAACAAATCCAAATCGTTTTCGCCAGCCAACAATCCTACATAATAAATTTGTGGAATACCTGGAGCAAAGATTTGTATTGCACGAGCAAGCAGATATGCTTTATCGTCATTACCGAGGGCCGAATAATAGGTCGAATTAATCTGATAAATATCCAAATTATTATAGGCAGCAGATGAATAAGTCCGTTTAACGTTTGCACCAACTTTATACAGTTCATTAGAAGTATAGTCGATTTCCTCATCGGTTAAAATATCGCGAGCATCAACAACTCCGATTCCATCATGGGTATCAAGAGTCGTAAACTGTTTTTTTGGTGACATTTTCAGCCATTTGGCTAACTGCTTGGGATTTCCGGAATAAAGAGTGTACAAAATAACCAAAGGCAAAACAAAATCATAAGTAAAATAACCATGCTCATTGATTTTGGTCGGGATTGTGTAATGCTCATGAATTTCCGGCAAAATTTCGGCATGCAGTGGTTCAAGAATCTGTCGAACCGATTCAAGCAAATCCCAAATTTCCGGTTCAATAAAGAAATCATTGGTATCAATCTTTTTTATCGCATAAGCAAAGGCGTCCAAGCGAATTAGATCAGCACCATGTTTGACCATTGATTGCAAAGTATCTTTAAAAAATTCCTGAGCAACTTTGGATTTCACATTAATATCAATCTGTTCGTCACCAAAGGTATTCCAAAGATGTTCTTTACTGCCATCTGCAAAAGTAATTTCCTGAATCGGTGCCTTATCTTTTCTTTTGTAAATTAAATCAATATCAGCTTTAGTCGGACGTCCTTTTGGCCAAAACTCTTACCAACGAATAAAAAAGTCCTTATACTTTGAAGCATCTTTTTTTGCTTTAAAATCTTTATACATGATTGATTCACGAGAAATGTGATTGATCATGAAATCAAACATCAAATAATACTTTTTTCCAAGAGTCTCAACGTCTTGCCAATCACCGAAATCCGGGTTGACGCGGGTATAATCCGAAGGGGCGAAGCCACGATCTCCAGTTGACGGGAAGAAAGGCAGCAAATGGACACCACCAATTGCATCACCGATGTATTTCCCCAAAATTTCTTGTAATTCTTTAATATTTTTACCCATCGAATCTGAGTAAGTGATCAACATTGCTTTATTTTGGACTGGCATATTTTCTCCTTTTTAAAAGTTTTGAAAGGCCATAGAAACATTATAAAGGATTAACAATTACCCTTGTGAAGCAATCCAAGCTCAAAAAGCAGCTTCAATATTCAAAACGGCTTTGTTGGTTCTTATCTTACCGGAAAGATAATCATTCATTTCAACAGCTTTTAATTCCTTGCTTACTAACTCGGATGGATCAATTTTACCAGCCGAAATCATTGCGATGGCTGCTTTGAAAGTATAAGGATTAATAAACGATCCCTGAACCGTCAACTGTTTTTGAAAAATTTCATAAGAAGAAATAGAGAACTTTTGTTTTGGTTTGCCAACACCAAACATTAATACCTGTCCGCCATGAGCAGCTGCTTTAGCTGCCTGTTCTTGGACGTCCACTGATCCGACAGCTTCGATGACGATATCATAGCCCTTATCGAAATCGTTCGACTGAGCATCGACAACCTCGTCGGCGCCAACAACCTTTTTAAGAAATTCAACGTGTTTTTCATCATCCAGATGGCGGGTTGAAATAGTAACTTTTGAAACACCATACGCTTTAAGTGTTTTTACAAATAATTGGCCGGTAAAACCATCACCCAAAACAATTGCTTCTTGATAAGGCTTGATACTTAACAAATCAACACCATGTACAACACAACTCAGTGGCTCTGTTAATGCAGCTTGCTTAAAGCTGACGTTATCAGGTAATTTATAAGCAACCTCCTCAGGAGCTGTTACGTATTCTTCCAAACCACCATTGCGAGTAACACCGACAGCTGATAAATTAGTACATAATTCTGGACGATTCGTACGGCAGAAATCGCATTTATGGCAATAAATATTTGGGTCAATTGCAACCCGATCGCCAACTTTAAAGTTCGTAACATCCCCACCAACTTCAACGACAGTTCCTGAATCTTCATGCCCCAAAACAATTGGCGGTACAGCGTCAGCTGAACCAGGAAGACCTTGGTATAAGGCTTTGTCGGTTCCACAAACCCCAACATAGGCAACCTTAATTAAAACTTCATTATTTTTTGGAGTTGGCTTTTCCAAGTTCTCAACTTCCAAATGATTCATCTTATCTAAAACTAATGCATTCATATTTTTTATTTTCCTCTTTATTAGTCAGCGTTTCTGTTAGAATTTGTTAAACCTTTATCAAATAATTGAAAAAGTCGCCGAATATCATTTAGAATACTTCACTTCGAAAATTATTTGATTAAAACCAAAATATTTTTTTAAAGACAAGCAGCCACAAAATTAATAATGATAATCCAACCACTTCTTTTATTTTAAATTAAATTATTCACAAGTCAATAAAAAGTTTATCAATAGACAAAAAAGTTTCCCCAACTTGGGGGAACTTTTAATTATTTGCCTAAATTAACTCAGCTGATATTTTTAGCGATTTTCAACCTTGATCCATTCTTTTAATCGAGAAAATCAATTATCCACTTGAAAATAATCAACCCGGCTGGTCCAATCCGCTAATTTAATTGGCATATCATAAAGACCAATATTCATTAATTCATCGCCACCATATCTTTTTTTGTTATCGGCTAGATAAATTTCATCAGGATTAAGACCGGCCAGCTTTGTCAAAGTAAATTCCGGCTGAGCTTGAGAAATCAGCTTATAACGATAAAGCAGTAACTCTCTTTTATCAGCCGAAACAAATTCCCAAGCAGTTTGATTATTATCAAAGGGCGACTTCAATCTGATGAAATTTCCATACTGAATTAGTTGGCGATGTTTTTTATAAAAATCAATTTGAGATTTAACGATTTCTTTTTCTTTATCAGTCAAATCGGCCAAATTTAATTCATACCCAAAGACAGCCGACATTGCTACATCACCACGCATTTTAAAACTCGTTTGACGACCGGTTTGTTGATTTGGGGAAACAGAAACATGAGCTGTCATGCTGGATATCGGATAAGACAAAGAAGTTCCATATTGAATCTTCAAACGGGCAACAGCATCAGTGTTATCGGATGTCCAGGATTGTGGAAAATAGTAAAGCATTCCGGCATCAAAGCGTCCGCCACCCCCGGAACAACCTTCAAAAAGTATATCGGGATAACGAGAAGTCAGTCGTTGTGCCAAATCATAGACACCAAGTACATAACGATGGCTTACTTCTCCCTGCTGATCGGCCGGCAACTTATTTGAATAGACTTCTGTCAAATGACGGTTCATATCCCATTTAACGTAATCAATATCAACATTATCAAGAATCTTAATTATTTGATTGAAAATATTATCAACCACTTCTTTTCGAGAAAAATCTAATACATATTGATTTCTTGAAGGAGATATTCCCCGACCGGGAACCTGCAAAGCATAATCAGGATGTTTTTTATATAAGTCGGAATCTTCGGAAATCATTTCCGGTTCAAACCAAAGACCAAATTTCATTTTCTTGTCATGAACTTGTCGACTTAAAGCTTTCAGCCCTCCCTTTAATTTGGTTGCATGTTCAAACCAATCGCCAAGGCTGGAATTATCATCATCTCGGTGCCCAAACCAACCATCGTCAAGGACGAACATTTCAATTCCCAAAGGGGTGGCATTATCTAAAATTTTTTGGATTTTATTAGTATCAAAATCAAAAAAAGTGGCTTCCCAATTGTTGATAACAATTGGTCGCGGAGCAAATTGATGTTTTCCACGGGCAACACGTTCGCGGAGCAAATGATGATAAGTTTGAGACATTCCATTTAAGCCGTTATCTGAATAAACAATCAAAGCTTCCGGCGTTTGAAAGGAATCGCCCGGTTTTAGTTTCCAATCAAAATCCTGTTGATTAATGCCGGCAAGCACCCGCGTTTGGTCAATATAATCACGTTCGAGCGTTTCCTGATGATTACCGGAATAGACCAATTGAATACCAATTGCTTCATCATTAAATTCAGTTGTCGATGGATGGACCAAAGCAATAAAGGGATTCATATGATGGCTGGAAGTTCCCCGACGGCTCTCAAACTGAGTAAGTCCATGACGAAGCGCTTGTCGTTCGATCTGCCGTTCACGGGCATGAGCTCCTGGAAGAGAAATAACCTGAAAATCGCTTTTCGGAAAATCAATCTGCATACTGGCGATTTTTTCAATGTGTAAAATATGTTGCCCTTTATTAATCAATTTTGCACTGCGGGCAACAACGGATCGGTCGTTGTAAATGCTGTAACTTAATTCAACTTCGCATGCTAAACTTTTATCCAATAGATTTACAATCAAAGTCTGAGCTTCAGTGTCATCCTTTACATAAGCATGGGGAAGATTTTTCAAGCCGGGTTTTCCATCAACAATTTTATAAGATTGAAAACGAAAATCGGTTTGTCTTGCTCCGTTTTCATCGCGAATAATCACGGCTGGGACTCGATAATCACCGGTATTGTTTCCTGACCATTCTTGCAGCAAAGTATCTTTTGAATAGGAACGATCCAACGATCCAGGCAGATTACCGGAGAACCCACGGTCAAAACGGGGATTTAATCTCTCCCCAGAGTAGCTTCGGACTTTTTTGCCAAAATAAAGATGAGCGAGCAAATTACCCTCTTCGATTGACATAATATAGGAAATTTGCTGATTAGCTAAGTGAAATACCTGTGTTTTTTCATCAAATGTGATCATCGTTTAATCCTCTTAATTTATAAATATATTTTGTTCGTTAGAAAAAAGCATTTTCCTGATCGAAAATGCTTTATCTTGACCACATATATCAAGGAATTTTATAACCAGCAGCTTGATAAAGGTCATACCACTCCTGGTTACTCAAATGAACATCATCAACCTCAGTCATTTGTTTGATATGAGCAGGCGAAGTACTTCCAAGAATTGTCTGAATGTTTGCTGGATGTTTTAAAATCCAGGCTACAGCTACAGCACTTTTATTCGAATGATACTTATCAGCCAAGGTCTGTAACTGATCATTCAACTCTTTATATTTGGGGCTATCAATAAAGACGCCAGCAAACATACCATACTGGAAAGGCGACCAAGCTTGAATCGTCATTTTGTGCAAACGCATATATGTCAAAATATCAAAGGTCCGAACGTGAGTATCAGAATCAGGGCTGCCATCGATATTCATTTGAATATTTTCGGAAATCATATTTGCATGTGCCAATCCAAATTGTAATTGATTGACTTCCAACCGTTGACTAACGGCCTGCTGTACAAGTTCAATATCATATGGAGTAAAATTAGACACTCCAAAATGCAGAACTTTTCCGGAAGCTTCAAGCTGGCTGAAAGCTTCAGCAATTTCTTCAGGTTCCATTAAAGTGTCAGGACGGTGCAAAAGCATAAAATCAACATGATCGGTTTGTAAACGTTGCAATTCAATGTCAACAGCCGAAATCAAATGATCACGTGAAAAATCATAACGAAGACCGGTTAAACCATCACCGTTAATCTGACCGTTTTTCGGGATAATGCCAACCTTTGTTTGTATATAAATCTTGTTTCGATCAATTCCGGCATCTTTCAAGGCCTGACCAAAAATCGTTGATGATTTTCCAGCACCATAAATGTCGGCTGTATCATAATAGTCAATTCCCGAATCAAAAGCGGTCGAAATTGTCTCAGCAGCTTCTTGGGCATTTTTTCTATCTATTCTCATAACACCTAAAGCAATCTGACTCGCATTCAAACCAGATTGTCCTAATTCGATTTGTTTCATATTTACCTCCTTTAGGCAACAAAAAAATCGAAGCAGATGCTCCGACTTAATTTTACTATGATTAAAGCAAGTAATTGAATTATCAGTTATCACTTCGAGCAAACTTATTGTTCATTAAATTAGAAACGGTAAAGAGAACCTGGCCCAAAAGGTCTTCAGTTTCTTTTTTAATCTGATCGGTAATTTTTTTATTAGCTGCTTCTAAGGCATTAGTCAATTCCTGACCATTTTTATCAGTCACTATTTTATCGGTCGCAAGCAGGTTTTTATGACCAATAGCAATGGTTTTTTGTTGATAACGTTCAAAATAGGCAATTACATCACGATAATGCGGATCGGCCAAAGCAGCAATAATTCGATTGATCCAGTAATAATTTTCTGAACTTACTCGATTCGTTGTATCTCTTAAATAACTTGGTGTATCTTCAACATTTGTATAAAAAGGAACCAAGGTATTAAAAGGCATTGAGCCAAAAGCAATCCATTGAACAGCTTGATTGCCTTTTGACTGATCCGGTCGAATTTGCAAAATCGATAATTCACCCGTACGGTTAATTCCGATTGGGCGGAACATGTGTTTCTCAGCCTCGGTTCCGCTCGTTCCATATGGATCATAAACTGTATCCTGATAATGGCCGGATAAAACATATTTAATATCTTCGATTGTGACTTTTCTAAATGGTTTTTGTGCAAACGGAATCGTATCACTCATAGGATTTTGTTCAACATCCGGTGTTAAAAATTTCTGCATAAACCAAGCACGAGGGGTGTTGTAATGATGATCAATATCAGCATGCGAGCCAAAAGTTAAACGACTATTTACCTTACCGTCGAAGGATAAATTCAAATGATTGTCCTGAATGAAATCTTTTAAATCAGCTGAATAGATAAAATTATCGCTATCGTCAAAATCGATCTCCTGAATTCCAAGTTGGTTAGGAACCGTAACATACGAATCATCGGGAACACGTTGAGCAACCCAGTGATGTCCACCAATCGTTTCTAAGAACCATATTTCATCAAGATCGGAAAAAATAACACCATTTTGTTCGTAAGTACCGAATTGTTCAAGTAAAGAACCAAGTCTCTTTACTCCATCTCTAGCAGAACAGATATAGGGCAGAACAATTGTTAAAAAATCTTCCTCTCCAATTCCACTAGCAACCATTGGATCGGCGCCTAAAACACGTTCGTTTGTCGTGATTGTTTCAGTTGCACTCATTGCCGAGTTTTCTGAATTAATTCCGGCTTCGCCCCAAATTCCATCAGTTAAGTCAGCATTTGGAACAGCTGTATATCGGAGCGGATTATCCGGCAGATCGATTTCAACTTTCGAAATTTTGGAAACATAATGTTTTGGTTGTTCCTTTGGGCTAACAACAATAAATTTTTTTGCTTCAAAACTACCATCACCCGAATCTTCTGTCCTTGCAACAATTGTCGATCCATCGTAGCTAGCTTTTTTACCCACCAAAATCGTTGTACACGATGTTCCTAAAAATTGGTCTTTCATATTAATCTCCTTATCTATTTCAGCATATAAAAAAAGCCGCATAGCGACTTAAACTATTAGTACTAGTTAAGTCCATACTTTTTGTTGAACTTATCAACAGCACCATCGGCCTGATTGATTTTTTGTTTTCCAGTATAGAACGGATGTGAATCCGAAGTAACTTCAACACGAACCATTGGGTAAGTCTGGCCT of the Oenococcus sp. UCMA 16435 genome contains:
- a CDS encoding type B 50S ribosomal protein L31; its protein translation is MKADIHPDYRQVVFVDSTTGAKFLSGSTAKAQGEVEYEGQTYPMVRVEVTSDSHPFYTGKQKINQADGAVDKFNKKYGLN
- a CDS encoding NAD(P)-binding domain-containing protein, which encodes MKIGFIGSGKVGQSLASLMADAGHTIVLSNRHGGSKLQEIIDNLDKQNIQAGDISTAASQELVILAIPFSTLEELDQQLLKNKLVIYATNYFPQRDGELAKFINHQIATSQFVADYFQGSRVVKAFNSFGVIDLPKLAKKNGSSDRIALPIAGDSADKKIVATLINEIGFDSYDAGNLADSFKIQADSNIFGFEGNREALQKLINSQHD
- a CDS encoding SDR family oxidoreductase, which gives rise to MTKTAIVTGASRGIGREIALKLAQTGFNVVVNYNSNSDSANEVVKEIEKLGQKALAVQANVGNVTDTAKLFDQAIEKFGEVNVLVNNAGLMITQPINEVTEEIFDRQFQVNVKGTYFMLQNAFNKLANNGAIVNISTSVNGQMFPTYSVYAGTKGAVEQFTRQLAKEFGPKQININAIAPGPTGTDLFLNGKSQTQIDQLASLNAFNRLGKPDDIAEVVNWLVSPEAKWINGQTLRVNGGFI
- a CDS encoding alpha-galactosidase: MITFDEKTQVFHLANQQISYIMSIEEGNLLAHLYFGKKVRSYSGERLNPRFDRGFSGNLPGSLDRSYSKDTLLQEWSGNNTGDYRVPAVIIRDENGARQTDFRFQSYKIVDGKPGLKNLPHAYVKDDTEAQTLIVNLLDKSLACEVELSYSIYNDRSVVARSAKLINKGQHILHIEKIASMQIDFPKSDFQVISLPGAHARERQIERQALRHGLTQFESRRGTSSHHMNPFIALVHPSTTEFNDEAIGIQLVYSGNHQETLERDYIDQTRVLAGINQQDFDWKLKPGDSFQTPEALIVYSDNGLNGMSQTYHHLLRERVARGKHQFAPRPIVINNWEATFFDFDTNKIQKILDNATPLGIEMFVLDDGWFGHRDDDNSSLGDWFEHATKLKGGLKALSRQVHDKKMKFGLWFEPEMISEDSDLYKKHPDYALQVPGRGISPSRNQYVLDFSRKEVVDNIFNQIIKILDNVDIDYVKWDMNRHLTEVYSNKLPADQQGEVSHRYVLGVYDLAQRLTSRYPDILFEGCSGGGGRFDAGMLYYFPQSWTSDNTDAVARLKIQYGTSLSYPISSMTAHVSVSPNQQTGRQTSFKMRGDVAMSAVFGYELNLADLTDKEKEIVKSQIDFYKKHRQLIQYGNFIRLKSPFDNNQTAWEFVSADKRELLLYRYKLISQAQPEFTLTKLAGLNPDEIYLADNKKRYGGDELMNIGLYDMPIKLADWTSRVDYFQVDN
- a CDS encoding C69 family dipeptidase → MKDQFLGTSCTTILVGKKASYDGSTIVARTEDSGDGSFEAKKFIVVSPKEQPKHYVSKISKVEIDLPDNPLRYTAVPNADLTDGIWGEAGINSENSAMSATETITTNERVLGADPMVASGIGEEDFLTIVLPYICSARDGVKRLGSLLEQFGTYEQNGVIFSDLDEIWFLETIGGHHWVAQRVPDDSYVTVPNQLGIQEIDFDDSDNFIYSADLKDFIQDNHLNLSFDGKVNSRLTFGSHADIDHHYNTPRAWFMQKFLTPDVEQNPMSDTIPFAQKPFRKVTIEDIKYVLSGHYQDTVYDPYGTSGTEAEKHMFRPIGINRTGELSILQIRPDQSKGNQAVQWIAFGSMPFNTLVPFYTNVEDTPSYLRDTTNRVSSENYYWINRIIAALADPHYRDVIAYFERYQQKTIAIGHKNLLATDKIVTDKNGQELTNALEAANKKITDQIKKETEDLLGQVLFTVSNLMNNKFARSDN
- a CDS encoding TetR/AcrR family transcriptional regulator, translated to MANQAEIQRKDEILATAQKILFEKNTVKISLTEIAKELGITHVALYRHFKNKDDLWFSLAKHWLITTENDLNKIATSPAANPVDQLHVWLTALTKAKQVTYQQHSALFSLYTDMVRTHPELEAQHLQVLQIQILSIFKIKQPNENDLAISQAVLDAFTFFYDPRYKEHWSNPKINIRQENMWQLISPAIKKWEN
- a CDS encoding zinc-dependent alcohol dehydrogenase family protein, with the translated sequence MNALVLDKMNHLEVENLEKPTPKNNEVLIKVAYVGVCGTDKALYQGLPGSADAVPPIVLGHEDSGTVVEVGGDVTNFKVGDRVAIDPNIYCHKCDFCRTNRPELCTNLSAVGVTRNGGLEEYVTAPEEVAYKLPDNVSFKQAALTEPLSCVVHGVDLLSIKPYQEAIVLGDGFTGQLFVKTLKAYGVSKVTISTRHLDDEKHVEFLKKVVGADEVVDAQSNDFDKGYDIVIEAVGSVDVQEQAAKAAAHGGQVLMFGVGKPKQKFSISSYEIFQKQLTVQGSFINPYTFKAAIAMISAGKIDPSELVSKELKAVEMNDYLSGKIRTNKAVLNIEAAF
- a CDS encoding aldo/keto reductase; this encodes MKQIELGQSGLNASQIALGVMRIDRKNAQEAAETISTAFDSGIDYYDTADIYGAGKSSTIFGQALKDAGIDRNKIYIQTKVGIIPKNGQINGDGLTGLRYDFSRDHLISAVDIELQRLQTDHVDFMLLHRPDTLMEPEEIAEAFSQLEASGKVLHFGVSNFTPYDIELVQQAVSQRLEVNQLQFGLAHANMISENIQMNIDGSPDSDTHVRTFDILTYMRLHKMTIQAWSPFQYGMFAGVFIDSPKYKELNDQLQTLADKYHSNKSAVAVAWILKHPANIQTILGSTSPAHIKQMTEVDDVHLSNQEWYDLYQAAGYKIP